GGGAAAGTCGTTCTGCTATGCGGATGCAAAGGGAACAGGCGCGCTGGCGGCTTATGCGGCCAAAGGCTCGGGCAACGCGCATGCGCCGGGCGGATTTCGGAGGGGCCGCGCACGCGGCCAAAACGGCATAGAAACAGGAGAACATAAAATGAAAATCTGCATTCCGACGGAAACCAGAGACGGCCTGAAAGCCAGGGTATACGGCCATTTCGGCAGCGCGCCGTATTTCACGCTCTGCGACAGCGAAACCCGCCGCTGCGAGATAATAGACAACGGCGACCGGCAGCACGTCCACGGCATGTGCGACCCGCTTAAGGCGGTGGGCAATGCGAAACCCGACGCCGTCATCGCCGGCGGCATAGGAATGGGAGCGATCCGCGGGCTTAACGCCGCCGGGATAAAAGTCTATATCAGCCGCGAGGACACCGTTGAAACCGCCGTGGAGGCCGTCAAGTCAGGCAAGCTCCGGGAAGCGGACGCCGCCTCGGCCTGCGGCCATCATGGCGGGCATGGATGCCAGCACTGATTCCCGCATAACCGCTGTCTCCGCCTGTTCGTCCACCGCCGGGCGCCGGGAATTTGCTATTTTATAGGCTGGCAAGGAGGTTCCATGGCGGCAAAACGGATAGGCATTCTGACCGGCGGGGGCGACTGCCCCGGCCTTAACGCCGTGGTGCGCGCGGCGGCAAAATCGGCGCATAAACGCGGCTGGCAGGTGGTCGGCTTCCTGGACGGCTACGCCGGGCTGGTTGAAGACCGGCACAGGGAAATCGGCGACGACGCAGTCTCCGGCATACTGGCGCGGGGGGGGACGATACTGGGCACCAGCAATATCGCCAACCCGTTCTCCTATTCGCTGCCGCCTTACGGCTCGCCTGAAAAACCGGCGGACATGTCGGACCGGGCGCTGGAGGTTTTCAAAAAGAACTCGCTGGACGCGCTTATCGCCATCGGCGGGGACGGCACGCTCTCAATCGCGCTGAAGCTGCTCAAAAAAGGAATTCCCGTGGCGGGGGTGCCCAAAACCATAGACAACGACCTTGCCGCAACCGACGTTACCTTCGGCTTTGATTCCGCTCTTGCCGTAGCCACCGACGCCGTGGACAAGCTGCACACCACCGCCGAATCCCATCACCGCGTGATGATTTTGGAAACCATGGGCCGCTACGCCGGCTGGATAGCGCTGCGCGCCGGCATAGCCGGCGGCGGCGACATCATACTGCTGCCGGAAATACCCTACTGCGCCGAGGAGCTTTGCGCGGCGGTGCATGCGCGCATGGCGCGCGGGAAGCATTTCAGCATAGTGGTGGCATCCGAGGGCGCGGCGGACGAGTCGGGAAAGCTTACGGTAGCCTCCACCGTCAAAGGCTCCACCGACCCGCTGCGGCTGGGCGGGATAGGCTATAAGATTGCCGACACTATTTCCGGGCAATGCGGCACCGAGGCCCGCGTGGTGGTGCTGGGACATTTGCAGCGGGGCGGCACCCCCACCGCTTATGACCGCTGGCTGGCCACCCGCTTCGGCGCGCATGCGGCGGAAATGATAGCCCTGGGCAAAACCGGGCGCATGGCGCGGCTGCGCGGCACCGGCGTGGACGATGTCTCCATAGAGGAAGCCGTGTCAAAGCTGCGCCGCGTGGACCCGTCCGGAGAGGAAGTCCGGGCCGCGCTGGATGTGGGCACGAGCTTTGCCAGCAGGACGGTGAAATAGACGCAATGCCGGCAAATACCGCGAAAACAGCCGTAGCGGAAGCGGAGATGCTCCGTTTTTTCAATAAAGACGGGCCCGTCGCCAAAGCCGTTGGCCGCTACGAGGAACGCCCCCAGCAGGCCGAAATGGCCTGCGCCGTGGCGCGCGCGCTGGAGGGTGGCGGGCATCTGGTGGTGGAGGCGGGAACCGGCGTTGGCAAATCGCTGGCGTATCTGGCTCCGGCGGCGATGTGGGCGCTGGCGCGCGGCAAGCGGGTGGCGGTAGCCACCTATTCAAAAGCGCTGCAGGAACAACTTGTAAAAAAAGACATCCCCGGCCTGGCCAAAGCCCTGGCGGCTGAAAACAAATTCGTTACAAGCGCGCTGCTGATGGGTTCTGAGAACTATCTCTGCCTGCGCCGGCTGGACATCGCGCTGCGCCGCCAGGCCGGTTTGTTTGACAGCCCCGCCCGCGCGGAAATACTAAACGGCCTGCGCGCCTGCGCCGCGACGGCCCGGACCGGGCTGCGCCAGGAGCTGCCGCTGCGCGTGCCGGAACAACTGTGGGAAAACGTCCGCCGGGAAAGCGAGCTTTGCGCCGGCAAGCTCTGCCCGAAAAAAGATTTCTGCCTCTGGCGCAGGGACGTCTCCCGCGCGCGCGCGGCGCAGATAACGGTAGTAAACCATCACCTTTTCTTCGCGGGGATGTACGGCATCCCGTGGGACGCCGCGATTCTGGACGAGGCGCACAACATTGAAGACGTGTCCGCGCAGTATCTGGGCGCGTCGGTGTCGGGAAGGGATATAACGAGGATTCTGGACGGGATTTTCAGCGCTTCCTCAAAACGCGGCAGCGCGGCGCGCTTTATCCTGGCCGGGACGGCGGAGGGCGACGCCGTCTCAAACGCGCTGGACGCCGCCGCCTCCGCCGCGGACGATTTTTTCAGCGCGGCGGCGCGCAACGCGGGAATAGAATTGCAGCCGCGCTCGGTGCGCGTTACAAAGCCGGATTTCGCGCCGGATACGATTACCCCCGCTCTGGCCGGGGCCGCAAACGCGCTGGCCAATATCATTTCCCGCGCCAAAGACATGGAAGAGGAGCTTGCGCTGAAATCCTCGCGCGACAAGCTGACGGAGGCGGTGTCCGCCCTCAAACGTTTCCTCAAATGCGACAGCCGGGATTTCGCCTACTGGGTGGAGGGGCGCAGCTTCAGGGGCAGGACGCATGTGTCTTTGCAGATAACGCCGCTGGACGTCTCCGGCGAGCTGGCAAAAACGCTTTTCGCATCGGGGCAGCCGGTGATTATGACCTCGGCCACGTTGGCGGTGGACGGCGGGTTTGACTATTTCAGGAAGCGCACCGGCCTGCCGCCCTGCGAGGACAAAATAATAAGCTCGCCGTTTGATTACCGGAAGCAGGCCGGGCTTTATATCGCCTCGGACATGCCGTGCCCGCGCAATGAAACGCAGGCCTACGAGGCCGCCGTCATAAAGGCGGCGGAGGAAATCATACGCTCCGTGGACGGCGGCGTATTCGTGCTGTTCACAAGCTGGAATTTCCTGCAGCGCGCGGCGGGGGAGATAGCGGCGAAACTGGGCAGCCGCCCGCTTTTCATACAGGGCGAGATGCAGCCATCGGTTCTGGTAAAGGAGTTCAAGACCGCCGGCAACGGCGTGCTGTTTGCCACCGACACATTCTGGCAGGGCGTGGACGTGCCGGGAAAGGCGCTGTCGTGCGTCATAATAACGCGGCTGCCGTTTCTGGCGCCGGATTCGCCGGTGGAGCAGGCCCGCGCCCAGTGGTATGCCGAGCGCGGTCAGGAGATTTTCGGCCAATATACGCTGCCGCGCGCGGTAATCAAATTCCATCAGGGGTTCGGGCGGCTTATACGGCGCAAAAGCGACAGGGGCGCCGTCGCCGTGCTGGACCCGCGCATTCTGGGAATGCGCTACGGCGCGAAATTCATCGGCGCGGTGCCGCAGTGCGCAAGGCTGGAGTCGGCGGCGGAACTGCGCGTTTTTTTCGCCGAAAGCCGCACGGAGGAAGAGTGATTAAAATCCTTGTTCTCGCGGCCGCGCTTGCGCCCGCCGGCGCGAACGCGCAGCAGCTTGACGGCGTTTCGGAATACGAGCTTGCCTTCGCCAAAAGGCACGGTTTCCACGAGGCGATACTGGCCGAGGGGCAGGCAAAAAAACTTTCAGGGGCGGAGCTGTCGCAGTTCTATTCCTCCCAGGCGCGCGCGAAAATAAGCGGATTTTTCGCCCCTTACGCCCGCGCGCTTATGGTGATAAGCTCCAACCCGCGCGCGGCTTTTGACAGGTACTCAAAACAAACGCCGTCCGAGGCGACGTTGCTGTTCAAATCCATAGCCGCGCAGCGCGCGCGCATGCGGGGCGAGGCGATGAACGGCTACAACACCCTCATACTCCGCTCCCCGAATTTCATGGACGGCATCGCATACCGCTGGCGTGGCTCGCTTTACGAGGATTCCGGAGAGCTGGAAAATGCAGCCGCAGACTACTCCCGCGAAATAGAAATCTCTTCCGGCAATCCGGCAGCGCTGCTGGCGCGCGGCGGAACGTATTTCGCGATGGGCTATTACCTGCTTGCGGCGCAGGACACGGCCCGCGCCCTCGCCAATTCCGGCGGCGAGGAGAACAGGCGCGCCGCGCGCGGCGAACTTTGCGAGGCGCTGGCGTTCCGCGGCTACCGCCTGCCCTGCGCCGACCTGAACGCGGAAGGCGCCTACGAGGCGCAAATCAGCACGCCGCCCGCGTCGGAGCTTGCGACGCGAGTCCGGCAAACCGCGGCGGGCGCGGAAACGGCAGTCGCGGAGAGCGAAAAAATTCTCACCGGGCCGGGAAGCGACATCGCGCGGCTTACGGCGGCCTCCGAGATGCTGGGCAGGCCGCTGGAAAAGGAATCCGACACGCGCTGCCATTTCCTGCGGGGAATAATAAAGCTGCGCCTGGCCCAGCTTCGCGCGGGAACCTTTGCCGCCGCGCTGCCGGACTTGAAAAAGGCGGCGGTGGCGGGCTCCGGCTGGGCATGGCACGCAATGTTCCGCGTATGGGACAAATACGGCGAGCCGCAGCTTGCCCTGGCCTGCGCCCAATCAGCCGTTGCCGGCGGCGAAGAAAACCCCTTCTTTTATAACGATATGGCCAGGGCGCGCGCTGCCCTCGGACAATACCGCGACGCGCGCGCGAGCCTCAGGAAGTTTTTCAAACTTAACAGGAACAGGGTTTACGGGGAGCATGTCTCCTCCGGGCCGGAGTGCAGGACACTGGCGCTTGAAGGCTATAAGACCCCGGGCTGCCGGGACAAGGCGTATTTTGCCGCCGGCGGGGAAGTCTCCGCCCCGGAATGGCAAATGCCGCCTTCGCGCGCGGTAACGGGCAGAAATTGAGAAAACCCTCCAAAAACGGTAGAATATACCTTCGGCACAGGAGAATGCATTATGATATATACCAACGATTTCAGGGAAGGGCTTATCTTTGAGAACGAGAACGGGCAGATTGTGGAAATTCTTGAATACCAGCATCACCGCAAATCCCAGGCGCGGGCGGTGGTGCGCGTGAAGCTGCGCAATCTGGACACCGGCTCGGTCATTGAAACCAGCTACAGGCCGGAAGACAAATTCAAGGACGTAACCGTGGAAAAACGCCCAAAAACCTACATGTACACGCAAAACGGCATGGCGGCGTTCATGGACACCGAAAACTACGACCAGACCGAGCTTCCCCTTGAG
This is a stretch of genomic DNA from Elusimicrobiales bacterium. It encodes these proteins:
- a CDS encoding NifB/NifX family molybdenum-iron cluster-binding protein, which translates into the protein MKICIPTETRDGLKARVYGHFGSAPYFTLCDSETRRCEIIDNGDRQHVHGMCDPLKAVGNAKPDAVIAGGIGMGAIRGLNAAGIKVYISREDTVETAVEAVKSGKLREADAASACGHHGGHGCQH
- a CDS encoding ATP-dependent 6-phosphofructokinase, yielding MAAKRIGILTGGGDCPGLNAVVRAAAKSAHKRGWQVVGFLDGYAGLVEDRHREIGDDAVSGILARGGTILGTSNIANPFSYSLPPYGSPEKPADMSDRALEVFKKNSLDALIAIGGDGTLSIALKLLKKGIPVAGVPKTIDNDLAATDVTFGFDSALAVATDAVDKLHTTAESHHRVMILETMGRYAGWIALRAGIAGGGDIILLPEIPYCAEELCAAVHARMARGKHFSIVVASEGAADESGKLTVASTVKGSTDPLRLGGIGYKIADTISGQCGTEARVVVLGHLQRGGTPTAYDRWLATRFGAHAAEMIALGKTGRMARLRGTGVDDVSIEEAVSKLRRVDPSGEEVRAALDVGTSFASRTVK
- a CDS encoding ATP-dependent DNA helicase, whose protein sequence is MPANTAKTAVAEAEMLRFFNKDGPVAKAVGRYEERPQQAEMACAVARALEGGGHLVVEAGTGVGKSLAYLAPAAMWALARGKRVAVATYSKALQEQLVKKDIPGLAKALAAENKFVTSALLMGSENYLCLRRLDIALRRQAGLFDSPARAEILNGLRACAATARTGLRQELPLRVPEQLWENVRRESELCAGKLCPKKDFCLWRRDVSRARAAQITVVNHHLFFAGMYGIPWDAAILDEAHNIEDVSAQYLGASVSGRDITRILDGIFSASSKRGSAARFILAGTAEGDAVSNALDAAASAADDFFSAAARNAGIELQPRSVRVTKPDFAPDTITPALAGAANALANIISRAKDMEEELALKSSRDKLTEAVSALKRFLKCDSRDFAYWVEGRSFRGRTHVSLQITPLDVSGELAKTLFASGQPVIMTSATLAVDGGFDYFRKRTGLPPCEDKIISSPFDYRKQAGLYIASDMPCPRNETQAYEAAVIKAAEEIIRSVDGGVFVLFTSWNFLQRAAGEIAAKLGSRPLFIQGEMQPSVLVKEFKTAGNGVLFATDTFWQGVDVPGKALSCVIITRLPFLAPDSPVEQARAQWYAERGQEIFGQYTLPRAVIKFHQGFGRLIRRKSDRGAVAVLDPRILGMRYGAKFIGAVPQCARLESAAELRVFFAESRTEEE
- the efp gene encoding elongation factor P; protein product: MIYTNDFREGLIFENENGQIVEILEYQHHRKSQARAVVRVKLRNLDTGSVIETSYRPEDKFKDVTVEKRPKTYMYTQNGMAAFMDTENYDQTELPLEKLGGMDKFLAENMEVEGLYINDKFYNIILPAKVELKVASTVPGVKGDSVSNMTKPATLENGMEVKVPLFVNDGDTIRVDTRTSQYMDRV